The Amycolatopsis sp. DG1A-15b genome contains the following window.
GGCCGCGTTCCGCTGGGATTCGCGCACCGAATTCGTCCAGGCCATCAAGCTCGGGATGGACCTGGTGGGCCGCCGCGGCGGGCCGTGCCGTCCGCCGCGGGGCCCGCTCTCCGACGTCCACCGCGAACAGGTCCGCGCCGACATGGGCCGCGCGCTCGCGGCGCTGGGAGTGGCGTAGATGCGGTCTTCGCGCGCGATCACGGCGGTCGACTCGCACACCGAAGGCATGCCCACCCGGGTGGTGACCGGTGGGGTGGCCCCGATCCCGGGCGCCACGATGGCCGAGCGGCGGCGGTACTTCATGGCGCGCCTGGACGACCTCCGGCAGTTCCTGATGCACGAGCCGCGTGGCCACTCCGCGATGAGCGGCGCGATCCTGCAGCCGCCCTGCCGCGAGGACGCCGACTGGGGCGTGGTGTACATCGAGGTGTCGGGCTGCCTGCCGATGTGCGGCCACGGCACGATCGGCGTGGCGACGGTGCTGGTGGAGACGGGCATGGTCGAGGTGACCGAGCCGACGACGGTGGTCCGCCTGGACACCCCGGCCGGGCTGGTGCACGCCGAGGTCACAGTCCGCGATGGGCGTGCGTTGAGCGTGAAGCTGCGCAACGTGGCGTCGTTCCTCGCCGAGCGGGACGCCGAGGTCTCCGTGCCCGGCCTGGGGCAGGTTCGCTACGACCTCGCGTACGGCGGCAACTTCTACGCCATCCTGGACCTGTCGCAAGTGGACATCCCGTTCGACCGCGCGGAGAAGGACAGGATCCTGGCCGCGGGGCTGTCGATCATGGCCGCGATCAACGAGCAGCGGCCGCCGAAGCACCCGGAGGACCCGCTCATCGGCGGGTGCAAGCACGTCCAGTTCCTCGCGCCGGGCTCGGACGCGCGGGCGTCGCGGAACGCGATGGCGATCCACCCGGGCTGGTTCGACCGGTCGCCGTGCGGCACGGGAACCTCCGCCCGGATGGCGCAGCTGCACGCGCGCGGCGAGCTGCCGCTGCACACGCCGTTCGAGAACTCGTCGTTCATCGGCACGACGTTCACGGGCTCACTGGTCGCCGAGACGACGGTGGGTGGCGTGCCGGCGGTGATCCCGGAGTTCTCCGGCCGGGCGTGGATCACGGGCACGGCGACCTACCTGCTCGACCCGGCCGACCCGTTCCCGACGGGGTTCGTGCTTTAGAGGTCGGTTCAGAATGAGTTGGCATGTCGTCTTTGCGTGGACTGCCGGGGTTTCCGAGATCTCGGTACGCGAGAGGAGGTTCTGACCGATCGACTGTGGGAGCGGCCGGAATCGCCTGCCGGCGGCGTTGTTCGGCGCCTCCGGGGCCACCTGCTGGCGGCGGCCGCCGCAATGACGTCACCCAGCGCCGGCTCTACGCCGGTCGCGGCTACGACCACGACAAGTACCGCCGCCTGGTCCGCGCCCGCGGCATCACCCCGATCATCGCCCGCCCCGGCGTCGAGCAAGGCTCCGGCCTCTCCGCAGGCTCATTCCGAACTGACCCCTCAGGCGGGCTGCCAGAGTTCGATCCGGTGGCCTTCGGGGTCGGTGACCCAGCCGAAGCGCCCGACCCCGGCCATGTCCTGGACCTCGTCGGCCACGTCGGCGCCGCGGGCGCGGAGCTGGTCCAGCATGGCGTCCAGGTCGCGGACCCGGAAGTTGAGCATGGTCTGCTGGGTCGCGGAGCCGAAGTAGCCGGTCCCGGCCTCGAACGGCGCGAAGACGGTCGGCCCGGGTTCCTGGTGCCAGACGCCGTGCTCGTCGGTGTCGAGACCGAGACAGTCGCGGTACCAGGCACCGAGGGCGGCGGGGTCCGTCGCGCGGATGAAGTACCCGCCGATTCCGAGCACACGTTCCATGCGGCGATCCTGCCAGCCCGGCCGGCGATCGTGAACCATGACATGCCGTGGCGGAACACAGCACACCACCCGGAAGGTGAGCATGACCGAGGACCCGGCCCAGCGGATCAGGGACGCCTTCAGCGACGCCGAGCGCGAAGAACTCGACAGGTGCCGCCATCGGATCAACGACGAGAAGTCGATCGGCGTGCTGGAACTGCTGGTCTCCTGGGCGTTGCACGTGCGGAAGATCGATGAGGACCGGGCGAAACCCGTGACGGACCGGCACGTCTGGGGCGCGCACGACCTCCTCGCGGCGGTGTCCGTGCGCAGTTTCCTGGCCCGTTGCCTGGAACGGCTGGCGGAACCGCTCAACGGCAAGGTCGCCGGGCAGATCGCCCACCACGACGAGCACTTCGTGTCGATCACCCGGGTGGACGCCGACGAGCTGCGCGGCTACGCGTGAGCACGGTCAGCCCGCCGGGCTTCTCGGCCGAACTTCCTCGGTGACCGTCACGGTGTCACGCGCCGGTCGGGTTCGGGTGCTTCGGGTGGGCGGGTGCCGCCGGTGCGCGGCACGATCCGGGCGGCCGCGGTGCCCAGGCCGGTCGGCCCGAACGCCGAGGCCGGCAAGGCGGGCGGGCGGCCGGGTGCGTCCGGCGGGCGGGGCGGGGTGACGGGCTCGGGCATCATCCCTCCCGGCCGATTTCGGCGCTTTCGAGGACGGCGAGGGCGTCGGGGACGAGGACGGCGGCGGAGTAGTAGGCGGAGACGAGGTAGGAGATGATGGCTTGTTCGTTGATGCCCATGAATCGGACGTTGAGTCCGGGTTGGTATTCGTCGGGGAGTCCGGTTTGGTGGAGGCCGACGACGCCTTGGCTTTGTTCGCCGGTGCGCATGAGGAGGATGGAGCTGGTGCGGGTGTCGGTGACGGGGATTTTGTTGCAGGGGAGGATGGGGATGCCGCGCCAGGAGGGGACTTGGTGGCCGGCGAGGTCGACGCTGGTGGGGTAGAGGCCGGCTTTGGTGCATTCGCGGCCGAAGGCGGCGATGGTTTTGGGGTGGGCGAGGAAGAAGCTGGGGTCTTTCCAGACGAGGGTGAGCAGGTGGTCGAGGTCGTCGGGGGTGGGTGGGCCGGTGCGGGTGGGGATGCGCTGGGCGAAGTCGGTGTTGTGGAGGAGCCCGAAGTCGGTGTTGTTGATGAGTTCGTGTTCTTGGCGTTCGCGTAGCGCTTCCACGGTCAGCCGTAGTTGTTGTTCGATTTGGTTCATGGGCTGGTTGTAGAGGTCGGCGACGCGGGAGTGGACGCGGAGCACGGTTTGGGCGACCGACAGTTCGTATTCGCGGGGGTTGGCTTCGTAGTCGACGAAGGTGGCGGGGAGGGTGGGTTCGCCGTCGTGGCCGGAGGCGAGGGTGATTTCGGCTTCGCCGTGGTCGTTGCTGGCGGTGGTGCCGCGGGCGCGGTAGTCGGCGAGGTGGGCTTGCAGGGCGGGGGAGCGGGTGAGGATGTCGTCGAAGGCGGTGCGGGGGAGGGACAGGACGGTGCAGGTGGTGACGGCTTTGGCGGTGAATTCCCAGATGCCGTCGGGGTCGAGGAGGGTGGTTTCGCCGAAGTGGTCGCCGTCGGCGAGGGTGGCGAGGGTGACTTGGTCGCCGTAGGCGCCGGTGCCGATTTTGGTGATTTTGCCGTGGGCGAGGAGGAAGACCTGGTCGGCGGGGGAGCCGAATTCGACGAGGGCGTCGCCGGGGGCGTATTCGTGTTGGGTGAAGCGGTCGGCGAGTTCGGTGAGGGTGTCGTCGTCGTCGAAGCCGCGCAGGGGGGCGAGTTCGCCGAGTTCGGGGGGGATGACGCGGACGTGGGCGCCGGTGGTGGTGAAGGTGACGCGGCCGTCGCCGACGGCGTAGGAGAGGCGGCGGTTGACGCGGTAGGACCCGGCTGCGACTTCGACCCAGGGGAGGAGTTTGAGCAGCCAGCGGGAGGAGATGCCCTGCATCTGGGGGACGGATTTGGTGGTGGTGGCCAGTGTCCGGGCCGCTGCCCGTCCCAGGCTCGACGGGGCCTGCTCGGATTCCACCGGGTCGGTGACAGTCACAACGAAACCTCGATCACTGGTAACGGGGATTGGTGGCGTGCCAGGTGAAGCCGCCGCCCATCCAGGAACGGACACCCACGAGGAAGCGCTGCAGCTCCGGCGACGGCACGGCCATCAGCTCCCGGTGGCCGGCCTCGAATTCGTGGACGATCTTGTTGTGCAGCTCGACGGTGGCCGCCACCGCCTCCTCGACCGGGCAGCCCCGGTCGGCGGCGATCTGCAGCACCATGTTGCAGACCGGTTTCTCGTCGGCCGCGTCCTTGGCCACCGAATGGAGGTCGTTGACCAGCACCGACGCCGTCCCGGCCCGCATCATCGCCTCGCGCACCCGCGGGTCGTAGTAGAACGGGGCGGCCAGCTCGTAACCGCCGACGGCGTCGACCAGGGTCATCGACGTGTAGAAGCTGTCGTGCTGGCGGGCCGCCAGGTACTCCCACGCCGGTGGGTAGCGCCCGGTGTGGCGCCACGCCGCGTAGGCGTCCCAGCTGACGAACATCGAGAACGTCGCGTAGCAGACCCGCTGCACGAGCACCGGAGAGCCGTGGCGGCCCAGGTGGCCGATCGCCGAATGCAGCCCGACGAGGATCGGGTCGCGGCGCAGGGCCTCTTCCAGGGGGCCCGAAAACTCCCCGGCCGGGGCGACCGGGTCCATGGCCGCCATGACCAGTGCCAGCCGCGGCGGGAGCTCGGTGGGCGCCGCTCCGAGCGTGCTGTCGTCGGCGTAGTAGTCGTCGGCCGCCCACCAGACCGCGTTGAGCTGCGCCGCGACGAGCAGCCGGTCCGGGTCGTCGCAGTCGGTGTGGGCCAGCATCGCCAGCCTGCCGAACCCGGCCCCGGCGATCTGTTCCAGGCCCTTGCCGGTGAACCCGCAGCCGTCCGCCCAGGCGACCAGCCGCCGGTCGACCTCCGCGGCGAGGCCGTCGTCGACGCGGCCCTGGACCGGGCAGTACAACGGCGCCGCGCTGCCGTCACCCCACGGCAGGTAGGCGTACGCCGGATCCTGTCCCGGTGACGGCGCGAACTGGGCCGCGATCCGCGCCGCCGACGTCCCGAGCCCGAACGGCGCCACCGGCAGCCCGCCGATGCTCCACTGTGGACACGTAGTGCTGGTGCTCTCCCCGGTCACCCCGGCCGCCTCAGACGCGGTCGGCGGCGATCAGCAGGTAGTGGAAACTGCCTTCGCGGTAGGCGGTCAGGAACGGCTTCTCGACGCCGGTGGCGACCGGCGACTTCTCCCGCAGCTCCCAGTACGGGATCGTCGCGGCGGTCAGGTCGACGACGTTGATCGGCACGAACCCGTTGGCGGCCAGCGCTTTGAAGTAGTCGCCGCGGGCGTGGATGTTGCAGATGTAGTGCTGGTCGATCTGGCTCACCGCGCGCGACCGGCCGCCCGTGACGTCGTTGTAGCACCCGGTGATCGTCACGTACCGGCCGCCGGGTTTCAGCTGCCGCGCGTGCTCGGCGAAGAGGTCGTTCAGGTCCACGTACATCGTGCTCTCGTTGTTCCAGATGCCCTGGAACACGCCGGATTCGAACCCGGTGTCGAGCATGTTCCGCAGGTGGTAGCGCACCGAGCCGTCGATCCCGCGCTGCCGCACGTGCGCGTTGGCGAACCCGACCTGCTGCTCCGAAATGGAGATGCCGTCGACCTGGCAGCCGAACCGCAGGTGGGCCATGACGCTCGTGCCGCCGCGGCCGCAGCCGGCGTCGAGCAGCCGGTCTTCCGGCGTGATCGGGCCCAGGTGGTCGAGCAGGACATCCGCCTGCGCGGTCTCGAGCCGGTGCATCTCCGCGATGATCGCCTCGTCGCGCGTGGCGGCCGGGGCTTCCAGCACGGCCGGGTCGTAGTCGCCGAGGCCGTAGTGGTGGTGGTAAAGGCCGTCGACGTCGCCCAGCCGGAGGTTCACCGGGTCCTTTTCCGCGTTCCAGTAGTCGGCGACCGACTGCTGGTACGCGGTCCGGGTCACGGGCTTCTCGAGAGCGGTCATCGATTGAACTCCTCGGTGTTTCCTTGGCAGGAAAGGGATCCGGTGCCCCCTTGAGGAAGACGCTAGTGGCGGGAGTTTCGCAGGGACAAGGAGCTTCACCTGGGTTTTGCCGTCGTTGCCCGTCCGGCCCAGCAAAGCCTGCGCCGGAGGTGGTCGGTGCCGGGCCGCCGACCCTCGTTCGAGACCGGTGACGCCTCGACCGGGTGACGAAACGCGACAGCGCGTGTCAGGTGATTTCGAGGTTCGCCATCATGCCCATGTCTTCGTGTTCGGCGTTGTGGCAGTGGAAGAGGTAACGACCGCGGTAGCCGTCGAACCGGGTGATGATCTCCGCCGCTTCGCCCGGGCGCAGCGAGACGGTGTCCTTGAGCCCGGCGTCCTGCGGCAGCGGCGGCCGCCCGCCGCGCGAACGCACCCGGAACCCCGCCAGGTGCAGGTGGACCGGGTGGTGGACGTCGGCGACGAGCCGCCACACCTCGACGTCGCCGAGGGAGACGGTGACGTCCGTGCGGGCCGGGTCGAACGGCCGCCCGTCGATCAGCCAGCCGGATCCGCCGGCCATCCGCCCGGCGCGGAAGGAGAAGTCGCGGACCCGGACCGGCCGGTCCCACGACGGCAGATCCGTCGACAGCACCGCGGGAACGCGGCTGTCGTCACGGGCGCGGCGCGCGACCCGGAAGGCCATCACCTCGGCGGTGCGCCCGGACCCCAGCCGGTTGAGCAGGCGGACGCGGCCGCCGATCGGGACGCCCGCGAAGTCGACGACGACGTCGTAGCGCTCGGCCGGCCCGACGGGCAGGGCGGCGTGGGTGACCGGCGCGGCGAGCAGCCCTTGGTCGGCGCCGATCTGGACGAGCGGGAGCCGCCGCCCGTCGTCGGCGACCGCCTCGAGTTCGTAGTGCCGGGCGTTCGACGCGTTGAGGATCCGCAGCCGGTACCGGACCGCGTCGACCTCGTGCACCGGCCACGGCGCGCCGTTGACCAGGAGCACGTCGCCGAGCACCCCGCCCAGGAAGCTTTCCCGCACGCCCGGCCGGTCCCGCAGCGTGCCGTCCACCGACGGGTAGTCGAGGCTGCCGTCCGCGGCGAACGCGCGGTCGGCGATCAGCAGCGGCAGTTCCCGCGGCCCCGACGGCAGGCCGAGTGCTTCTTCGGCGTCGTCGCGCACGATGTGCAGCCCGGCGAGGCCGCGCCAGAGCGCCGGAGCCGTGAAGTCCATCCGGTGGTCGTGGTACCAGAGCAGCGCCGGCCGCTGGTCGAGCGGGAACGTGTAGCTGCGGGTCAGCCGCGTCCGCACGGCCCGCGGGTCGGGCATGGCGTGGTGGCCCGCCGTCCAGCCCGCGGGCAGCACCAGGTCGGTCGGGTAGCCGTCGGAGTCCGCCGGCGTCCGCCCGCCGTGCAGGTGCACCACGGTCGGCACGGGCAGCTCGTTGCGGTGGGTCACGGTGATCGGCCGGCCCCGGCGCGACTCGATCGTCGGGCCCGGGAACGTGCCGCCGTAGGTCCACATGGGCGTCCGGATCCCGGGCAGGATTTCGGTTTCCGCGACGCGCTGGGTGATCTCGTAGCGGCCGGGGGCCACCGGCCGCAGGACGGGCGGCAGCGGCAACGGCACCTGGAACGGCGGTGGCAGCGGCACGGCGCTGCGGAGTTCGGCGCCGGTGAGCGCGGGGCGCCGCGACAACGCGGCCGCCGTGGACAGCCCCGCGGCGGTCAGCA
Protein-coding sequences here:
- a CDS encoding proline racemase family protein gives rise to the protein MRSSRAITAVDSHTEGMPTRVVTGGVAPIPGATMAERRRYFMARLDDLRQFLMHEPRGHSAMSGAILQPPCREDADWGVVYIEVSGCLPMCGHGTIGVATVLVETGMVEVTEPTTVVRLDTPAGLVHAEVTVRDGRALSVKLRNVASFLAERDAEVSVPGLGQVRYDLAYGGNFYAILDLSQVDIPFDRAEKDRILAAGLSIMAAINEQRPPKHPEDPLIGGCKHVQFLAPGSDARASRNAMAIHPGWFDRSPCGTGTSARMAQLHARGELPLHTPFENSSFIGTTFTGSLVAETTVGGVPAVIPEFSGRAWITGTATYLLDPADPFPTGFVL
- a CDS encoding VOC family protein; the protein is MERVLGIGGYFIRATDPAALGAWYRDCLGLDTDEHGVWHQEPGPTVFAPFEAGTGYFGSATQQTMLNFRVRDLDAMLDQLRARGADVADEVQDMAGVGRFGWVTDPEGHRIELWQPA
- a CDS encoding family 2B encapsulin nanocompartment shell protein — its product is MTVTDPVESEQAPSSLGRAAARTLATTTKSVPQMQGISSRWLLKLLPWVEVAAGSYRVNRRLSYAVGDGRVTFTTTGAHVRVIPPELGELAPLRGFDDDDTLTELADRFTQHEYAPGDALVEFGSPADQVFLLAHGKITKIGTGAYGDQVTLATLADGDHFGETTLLDPDGIWEFTAKAVTTCTVLSLPRTAFDDILTRSPALQAHLADYRARGTTASNDHGEAEITLASGHDGEPTLPATFVDYEANPREYELSVAQTVLRVHSRVADLYNQPMNQIEQQLRLTVEALRERQEHELINNTDFGLLHNTDFAQRIPTRTGPPTPDDLDHLLTLVWKDPSFFLAHPKTIAAFGRECTKAGLYPTSVDLAGHQVPSWRGIPILPCNKIPVTDTRTSSILLMRTGEQSQGVVGLHQTGLPDEYQPGLNVRFMGINEQAIISYLVSAYYSAAVLVPDALAVLESAEIGREG
- a CDS encoding family 2 encapsulin nanocompartment cargo protein terpene cyclase → MTGESTSTTCPQWSIGGLPVAPFGLGTSAARIAAQFAPSPGQDPAYAYLPWGDGSAAPLYCPVQGRVDDGLAAEVDRRLVAWADGCGFTGKGLEQIAGAGFGRLAMLAHTDCDDPDRLLVAAQLNAVWWAADDYYADDSTLGAAPTELPPRLALVMAAMDPVAPAGEFSGPLEEALRRDPILVGLHSAIGHLGRHGSPVLVQRVCYATFSMFVSWDAYAAWRHTGRYPPAWEYLAARQHDSFYTSMTLVDAVGGYELAAPFYYDPRVREAMMRAGTASVLVNDLHSVAKDAADEKPVCNMVLQIAADRGCPVEEAVAATVELHNKIVHEFEAGHRELMAVPSPELQRFLVGVRSWMGGGFTWHATNPRYQ
- a CDS encoding geranyl diphosphate 2-C-methyltransferase, whose translation is MTALEKPVTRTAYQQSVADYWNAEKDPVNLRLGDVDGLYHHHYGLGDYDPAVLEAPAATRDEAIIAEMHRLETAQADVLLDHLGPITPEDRLLDAGCGRGGTSVMAHLRFGCQVDGISISEQQVGFANAHVRQRGIDGSVRYHLRNMLDTGFESGVFQGIWNNESTMYVDLNDLFAEHARQLKPGGRYVTITGCYNDVTGGRSRAVSQIDQHYICNIHARGDYFKALAANGFVPINVVDLTAATIPYWELREKSPVATGVEKPFLTAYREGSFHYLLIAADRV
- a CDS encoding multicopper oxidase family protein, with protein sequence MRERLSRRQALRLGGAFGLLTAAGLSTAAALSRRPALTGAELRSAVPLPPPFQVPLPLPPVLRPVAPGRYEITQRVAETEILPGIRTPMWTYGGTFPGPTIESRRGRPITVTHRNELPVPTVVHLHGGRTPADSDGYPTDLVLPAGWTAGHHAMPDPRAVRTRLTRSYTFPLDQRPALLWYHDHRMDFTAPALWRGLAGLHIVRDDAEEALGLPSGPRELPLLIADRAFAADGSLDYPSVDGTLRDRPGVRESFLGGVLGDVLLVNGAPWPVHEVDAVRYRLRILNASNARHYELEAVADDGRRLPLVQIGADQGLLAAPVTHAALPVGPAERYDVVVDFAGVPIGGRVRLLNRLGSGRTAEVMAFRVARRARDDSRVPAVLSTDLPSWDRPVRVRDFSFRAGRMAGGSGWLIDGRPFDPARTDVTVSLGDVEVWRLVADVHHPVHLHLAGFRVRSRGGRPPLPQDAGLKDTVSLRPGEAAEIITRFDGYRGRYLFHCHNAEHEDMGMMANLEIT